The Pontibacter sp. SGAir0037 DNA segment TTTACTGCTCCCCTTCAACTGCTGTAGTAATAGCTGCAGGGCCTTGGCTTCTTCAAAATTTTCGGTAAAAACCGCATGCCGCAACTCATACTTTACCCGGTGTATCAGCGCCTGTTTCTCTGAATTATTTCTAATAAGGCCCGCTGCTTTGTAACATACTTTAACAGTTGAAGCTAACTGCCTATCACCTTTCTTGTAGACTTGCTTTGAGAGCGACCTGGCATGCAGCCGCCGTTTTGTAAGTACCTGATCCAGGTAAAAGTACAGGTACTTTCGTGAGGATCTGATCCAGAAATCGAAGTCTTCATAAGCCAGCATTGTATCGTACCCTTCCAACTCTTCTAAAACAGCACGTCGTATCATCATGGTAGGCGGAGAGATAAAATAACGCTTTAGCAAAGGTATAAATACATCTCCCGAGGGTGCAAAACTTTGCAGCCGCCCCTGTTTATCCCGCTTATAATGGAACCCAATCGGTCTGGATTGCTCGTCTATTAACTGGGCATCGGTATACACAACCCCGTACTGCGGCCCTAATTGCTCAAATGCCCGCACCTGCTCAGCCAGGCGCTCAGGCAACAAAACATCATCAGTGGCAAAATCAATAATATAGTCTCCTTTGCAGGCTTTCCAGGCCATGTTAAAAGCCGCGCAGTTTCCGATGTTCTTTCCTGTGCTGATGAATTTGACTTGCGGGTGTTGCTGCACATACTGCTTTATAAGTGCAGCGCTGTTGTCTGTACTGCTATCATCTACCACTATTATTTCTATAGCAGGATAGGTTTGCGCTAAAACCGAGTCGAGTGCTTCGGCCAGAAACCGTGCATGGTTATAGCAAATACAAATAACAGAAATAATAGGCAGAGGGTGCATGGGTAGCGGTAATTAACGTTGCTGGTTAAAATAGTGTTTGATACCTGCTATAACGGCCTCCTGCTCCGCCTCCCGCATGCCCGGAAACAAAGGAAGACTCAGGCAGGTAGCAGCCAGTTCTTCTGCTACAGGTAAACTGCCGGGTTTATACCCAAATTGCCTGTAAGCTTGCTGCAGGTGCACAGGCACAGGGTAATGCGTGGCAGTTTGCACTCCAAGTTGCTGCAGCCATGCCTGCAATGCATCCCGGTGCTTCGTCCGGATACAGAAGATATGGTACACATGCTCACAATCCTGTTCTGTAAAAGGCAAAACCAGATCGCCGGTATTACTTAATTCTTGCAGGTAAACAGCAGCCAAGCGCTGCCGCTCCCGGTTAAGCAGTTTCAGGTATTTAAGCTTTACCTCCAGCACTGCCGCCTGCAGTGTATCCAGGCGGGTGTTAATGCCAACCAGCTCGTGCCGGTATTTTTTTAACCCGCCATAGTTACGATACATGCGCATAAAATTGGCCAGGCCA contains these protein-coding regions:
- a CDS encoding glycosyltransferase, with amino-acid sequence MHPLPIISVICICYNHARFLAEALDSVLAQTYPAIEIIVVDDSSTDNSAALIKQYVQQHPQVKFISTGKNIGNCAAFNMAWKACKGDYIIDFATDDVLLPERLAEQVRAFEQLGPQYGVVYTDAQLIDEQSRPIGFHYKRDKQGRLQSFAPSGDVFIPLLKRYFISPPTMMIRRAVLEELEGYDTMLAYEDFDFWIRSSRKYLYFYLDQVLTKRRLHARSLSKQVYKKGDRQLASTVKVCYKAAGLIRNNSEKQALIHRVKYELRHAVFTENFEEAKALQLLLQQLKGSSKTGSIFKFMLDKQVRLRSFWKLYQYLRYKK